A portion of the Fulvia fulva chromosome 1, complete sequence genome contains these proteins:
- a CDS encoding Dehydrodolichyl diphosphate synthase complex subunit NUS1, with the protein MPGLRQAQAFRENAPISERERILKPYLPRESNMSKRPSASASCSTNSGPRFHHRQRVRPAMRHIVHSLLFNLIHIVFSVSVRCRQIYHALLDRAFAVLYYHHRTPGLIKRDVAGLSRVPKHLSVILEVKDGKDGLEGVMGDACELAAWSASAGVGLLSVYERSAILKSSLPHLHRRITRTLTSYYGNNNTSKPTISLRSPNQPSYSPPDSPELTNDSQSPHHLTILLLDATDGRQTLVDLTKTLAEMSQHGKLSPSDISQELIDAEITESVMGEPDMLICFGERVVLEGYPPWQIRLTEIFYAQDNGGGVGYQVFLRALYRYAKAEFRFGR; encoded by the exons ATGCCAGGCTTACGGCAAGCGCAGGCATTCCGCGAAAATGCACCCATCAGCGAGCGCGAGAGAATCCTCAAACCGTACCTCCCACGCGAATCTAACATGTCGAAACGGCCGTCCGCCTCCGCCAGCTGCAGCACCAACAGTGGCCCACGCTTCCACCACCGCCAGCGTGTGCGACCTGCCATGCGACACATTGTGCACAGCCTGCTGTTCAATCTGATCCACATCGTCTTCAGTGTCTCCGTTAGGTGCAGGCAGATCTACCATGCCTTGCTGGATCGCGCGTTCGCCGTGCTGTACTATCACCATCGGACGCCGGGGTTGATCAAGCGGGATGTCGCCGGACTGAGCAGGGTGCCGAAGCATTTGAGCGTGATACTGGAGGTGAAGGATGGGAAGGACGGGCTGGAGGGCGTCATGGGAGACGCGTGTGAGTTGGCGGCATGGAGTGCGAGCGCTGGGGTTGGCCTTTTGAGCGTGTATGAAAGGAGCG CTATCCTGAAGTCCAGCCTACCACACCTACATCGACGCATCACGAGGACATTGACGAGCTACTACGGCAACAACAACACCAGCAAACCCACCATATCCCTGCGCTCGCCAAACCAACCTTCCTATAGCCCTCCGGACTCGCCAGAGCTCACAAACGACTCCCAATCCCCGCACCatcttactatcctcctccTCGACGCAACAGATGGCCGTCAGACCCTTGTCGATCTCACCAAGACCCTGGCCGAAATGTCACAACACGGCAAGCTTTCGCCATCCGACATCAGCCAGGAGTTGATCGACGCTGAGATCACCGAAAGTGTAATGGGCGAGCCAGATATGCTTATCTGCTTTGGTGAGAGGGTCGTTTTGGAAGGATATCCTCCATGGCAGATTCGTCTGACTGAGATCTTCTATGCACAAGACAACGGAGGCGGTGTGGGCTATCAGGTCTTTCTGAGGGCACTGTATCGGTATGCAAAGGCCGAGTTCAGGTTCGGGAGGTAG
- a CDS encoding Regulator of nonsense transcripts 1 codes for MAATAMEGAFTQAPNHLVGDSASAIREGDDISTLGAGESALDSEYGRSNLNGGPRRRRGGDDDEGEPFDDDDAESVASHAVNGTNGVPAPGQEEEVELPAHACAYCDIHNPGSVVKCLSCSKWFCSARGNTSSSHIINHLVRARHKEVQLHPSSPLGDTTLECYNCGTKNVFLLGFIPAKSDTVVVLLCRQPCAAMPSSKDMNWDTSKWQPLIEDRSFLPWLVNAPTDQEQMRARHLPPQVIAKLEEMWKENSSATIQDLEKNAGIDDEPAPVVLRYDDAYQYQNVFGPLVKIEADYDRKLKEAQSQDNLIVRWDFGLNNKHLASFVLPKLELGDVKLAVGDEMRLRYTGELRPHWEGVGYVIKIPNNQSDEVTIELRSRGDHKSVPTECTHNFTADYVWKATSFDRMQHAMKTFAIDEMSVSGYIFHRLLGHEVAAAPMKVQLPRKFSVPNLPDLNGSQIQAVKSVLQKPLSLIQGPPGTGKTVTSATIIYHLSKINGGQVLVCAPSNVAVDQLCERIHITGLKVVRVTAKSREDVESNVGFLSLHRQVQMNDTNVELNKFNQLKAELGELSSQDEKKLKTLTRAAEREILQNADVICCTCVGAGDPRLAKLKFRTVLIDESTQSAEPECMIPLVLGCKQIVLVGDHQQLGPVIMNKKAAKAGLNQSLFERLVILGCAPIRLQVQYRMHPCLSEFPSNMFYEGSLQNGITMQQRLRKDVDFPWPVADSPMMFWSNLGNEEISASGTSYLNRTEASNVEKIVTRFFKAGVSPSAIGIITPYEGQRSYVVQSMQQTGTFKKEHYKEIEVASVDAFQGREKDFIVLSCVRSNDHQGIGFLSDPRRLNVALTRAKYGLVILGNPKVLSKHPLWHYLLLHFKERNCLVEGPLNNLQVSLLQFSRPKTSYRGPQRYQMAYQHANHMAAATGNRLNGGRRDGPNGGDGSVVGYIPDDISSVHSSALGGAALPSQYPPMFQGFQESWPRLSGGQRNGPMAEKAHAPPESVAGESVAASEITDITTNGTGKPGQGGVSLAGLSINDLNKQASLSQSDKLRRYVEGQGQTQPPIGAGRNRPHLDEDAQSVSTSFASQVGGVGGYD; via the coding sequence ATGGCAGCCACAGCAATGGAGGGGGCTTTCACCCAGGCGCCCAACCATCTCGTGGGCGACTCCGCGTCTGCCATCAGGGAGGGCGACGACATCTCGACACTCGGCGCGGGCGAGAGCGCACTCGACAGCGAATACGGCCGCTCGAACCTCAATGGGGGACCGCGTCGGAGAAGAGGCGGCGACGATGATGAGGGAGAGCCGTTTGACGACGACGATGCAGAGTCGGTGGCTAGCCATGCCGTCAACGGAACAAATGGTGTGCCTGCTCCAGGCCaggaagaggaggtcgaGCTGCCTGCACATGCCTGCGCTTACTGTGACATCCACAACCCAGGCTCAGTCGTCAAGTGCCTGTCGTGCTCCAAGTGGTTCTGCTCTGCCCGTGGTAATACCTCGAGCAGCCATATCATCAACCACTTGGTACGCGCTCGCCACAAGGAGGTCCAGCTACACCCATCCTCGCCGTTGGGAGACACAACGCTGGAATGCTACAACTGTGGCACCAAGAATGTCTTCCTCCTTGGATTCATCCCGGCCAAGAGCGACACGGTCGTCGTACTGCTCTGCCGCCAACCATGTGCCGCCATGCCCAGTAGCAAGGACATGAATTGGGACACCTCCAAGTGGCAGCCGCTCATCGAGGATCGATCATTCCTACCTTGGCTCGTCAACGCACCCACCGACCAAGAGCAGATGCGTGCTCGTCACCTCCCACCACAGGTCATCGCAAAGCTGGAGGAGATGTGGAAGGAGAACAGCAGTGCCACGATCCAGGACCTCGAGAAGAACGCCGGCATTGATGACGAGCCTGCGCCAGTCGTGCTTCGCTACGATGATGCATACCAATACCAAAACGTCTTTGGACCCCTTGTCAAGATTGAGGCGGACTACGATCGCAAGTTGAAGGAAGCTCAGAGCCAGGACAACCTTATTGTTCGGTGGGACTTTGGTCTGAACAACAAGCACCTCGCTTCGTTCGTGCTGCCAAAGCTTGAGCTCGGCGACGTAAAGCTGGCTGTTGGTGACGAGATGCGCTTGCGCTACACTGGTGAACTGCGACCACACTGGGAGGGCGTCGGCTATGTCATCAAGATTCCAAACAACCAAAGCGACGAAGTCACCATTGAGTTGCGCTCCAGAGGAGATCACAAGTCGGTGCCGACTGAATGCACCCACAACTTCACTGCGGACTATGTGTGGAAGGCTACCTCATTTGACCGTATGCAGCACGCCATGAAGACTTTCGCCATTGATGAAATGTCCGTGTCTGGCTACATCTTCCACCGCTTGCTGGGTCATGAGGTAGCAGCGGCACCGATGAAGGTGCAACTACCTCGCAAGTTCAGCGTACCGAATCTGCCAGATCTGAACGGCTCGCAGATTCAAGCCGTCAAGTCGGTACTGCAGAAGCCTCTCAGCTTGATCCAAGGACCACCTGGTACTGGAAAGACTGTCACGTCAGCAACCATCATCTATCATCTGTCGAAGATCAACGGCGGTCAAGTACTGGTCTGCGCCCCATCAAACGTTGCTGTCGATCAGCTTTGCGAGCGGATTCACATTACTGGTTTGAAGGTTGTCCGAGTGACAGCCAAGTCTCGTGAAGATGTCGAGTCCAACGTTGGCTTTCTTTCGCTGCACAGGCAGGTTCAGATGAACGACACAAACGTAGAGCTCAACAAATTCAACCAACTCAAAGCTGAGCTCGGTGAACTCTCCAGCCAGGATGAGAAGAAACTCAAGACCTTGACACGTGCAGCAGAGCGTGAGATTCTGCAGAATGCGGATGTCATCTGCTGCACTTGCGTCGGTGCTGGTGATCCACGACTGGCCAAGCTCAAGTTCCGGACTGTACTCATCGACGAAAGCACACAATCCGCCGAACCAGAGTGCATGATTCCGCTGGTCCTGGGCTGCAAGCAGATTGTTCTCGTCGGTGACCACCAACAGCTTGGTCCCGTCATCATGAACAAGAAAGCAGCAAAGGCAGGTCTGAATCAGTCTTTGTTCGAGCGGCTGGTCATTCTAGGCTGCGCCCCGATCCGTTTGCAAGTGCAATACCGTATGCACCCTTGCTTATCCGAGTTCCCCTCGAACATGTTCTACGAAGGCTCCCTGCAGAACGGTATCACCATGCAGCAGCGGTTGCGAAAGGACGTCGACTTCCCCTGGCCAGTGGCCGACTCGCCCATGATGTTCTGGTCGAACCTTGGAAACGAAGAAATCAGCGCCTCTGGTACCTCATATCTCAATCGTACAGAAGCCTCGAACGTTGAGAAGATTGTAACTCGCTTCTTCAAGGCTGGCGTCAGTCCTTCGGCAATTGGTATCATCACTCCGTACGAAGGTCAGCGCTCTTACGTCGTGCAGAGCATGCAGCAGACGGGCACATTCAAGAAGGAGCACTACAAGGAGATTGAGGTCGCCTCAGTGGATGCATTCCAGGGACGTGAGAAGGACTTCATTGTGCTTTCTTGTGTGCGAAGTAACGATCACCAAGGCATTGGTTTCTTGAGCGATCCCCGACGTCTCAACGTTGCGCTGACTCGTGCTAAGTATGGTCTGGTCATTCTTGGCAATCCGAAAGTGCTCAGCAAGCACCCATTGTGGCACTACTTGTTGCTGCATTTCAAGGAGCGCAACTGCCTTGTTGAGGGGCCTCTGAACAACCTGCAAGTCTCTCTGCTTCAATTCAGTCGTCCGAAGACATCCTACCGTGGTCCGCAGCGCTACCAGATGGCTTACCAGCACGCCAATCACATGGCAGCAGCGACTGGCAACCGTTTGAATGGTGGTCGTCGTGACGGTCCTAATGGGGGTGATGGCAGCGTGGTTGGCTACATTCCAGATGACATCTCATCTGTTCACTCTTCTGCATTGGGTGGCGCAGCTCTTCCAAGCCAGTACCCGCCAATGTTCCAAGGCTTCCAAGAATCCTGGCCAAGACTCTCTGGTGGTCAGCGCAACGGCCCGATGGCTGAGAAGGCTCATGCTCCACCAGAGTCGGTTGCTGGCGAAAGCGTGGCTGCCAGCGAGATTACAGATATCACCACCAATGGCACTGGCAAGCCTGGTCAGGGAGGAGTAAGTCTGGCTGGTCTGAGCATCAACGATCTCAACAAGCAGGCATCGCTCTCCCAGTCTGATAAGCTCCGCCGTTACGTGGAAGGCCAGGGTCAAACTCAGCCTCCCATCGGCGCTGGTCGCAATCGTCCACATCTGGACGAGGATGCTCAGTCTGTGAGCACTTCATTTGCAAGCCAAGTCGGAGGTGTAGGTGGCTATGACTGA
- a CDS encoding U3 small nucleolar ribonucleoprotein encodes MIRRQARERRDYLYRRALTLRDAEISEKRAKLKASLASGKPLDASIASDKQLQKDYKYDDSRADRTAQDELDLDDEYSYLSGVVDPRPLITTSRDPSSRLATFSKEIKLLLPTSSRINRGNMILPNLTDSAKANGITDMILLHEHRGTPTAMTISHFPHGPTASFSLHNVMLRHDIPNSSRGTVSESYPHLIFEGFTTQLGKRVVKILQHLFPPREVTTQLGTRVVTFKNIEDSVEVRHHVFVKTGYQSVELAEVGPRMTMRLFEIRQGTLENKEGDVEWHMNQYTRTAKKKDYL; translated from the coding sequence ATGATCCGAAGGCAGGCGCGTGAGAGGCGCGACTACCTGTATCGTCGCGCGCTCACGCTACGGGATGCCGAGATCTCGGAGAAGCGGGCAAAGCTCAAGGCATCGCTCGCCTCAGGCAAACCGTTGGACGCCAGCATCGCCAGCGACAAGCAGCTGCAGAAAGACTACAAATACGATGACTCGCGGGCAGACCGGACGGCGCAGGACGAGCTGGACTTGGACGACGAATACAGCTATCTCTCGGGCGTTGTCGATCCGCGACCATTGATCACCACCTCCCGCGATCCCAGCAGCAGACTCGCAACCTTCTCAAAGGAGATCAAGCTGTTACTCCCCACCAGCAGTCGCATCAATCGTGGCAACATGATCCTGCCCAACTTGACCGACTCTGCCAAGGCAAACGGCATCACCGACATGATCCTCCTGCACGAACATCGAGGCACACCTACCGCCATGACCATCTCCCACTTCCCACACGGACCCACAGCATCGTTCAGTCTGCACAACGTCATGCTGCGACACGATATCCCGAATTCCTCGAGAGGCACCGTCAGCGAATCCTACCCACATCTCATCTTCGAAGGCTTCACGACGCAGCTGGGGAAGAGAGTGGTCAAGATTCTGCAGCATCTGTTCCCACCCCGAGAGGTCACCACGCAACTGGGCACGAGAGTCGTCACCTTCAAGAACATCGAGGACAGCGTTGAGGTCAGGCATCATGTATTCGTCAAGACAGGCTACCAAAGCGTGGAGTTAGCAGAGGTGGGACCGCGAATGACGATGCGCTTATTCGAGATCCGACAAGGCACTTTGGAGAACAAGGAGGGTGATGTGGAGTGGCACATGAACCAGTACACGAGGACAGCCAAGAAGAAGGACTATCTTTGA
- a CDS encoding Mating-type switching protein swi10 has translation MADEIEDDGPHASDSSSYLARAATSIQNSTHASASRQPGQTSSRPQPQPGLDRQSGAPAPSKTGVVQPKPQALAKRSGTASIIVSPRQKGNPVLERIKSMPWEYGDIPADYILGLTTCCLFLSLKYHRLHPEYIYNRIKSLQGKYALRIVLCMVDIQNHEESLKELNKTSVINNVTIVLCWSAAEGARYLELFKTYENAAPTSIKQHQSTAYSDRMVDFVTTPRSVNKTDAVSLVSQFGTVRTAVNARHEDIATIAGWGEKKVQHWCHSVREPFRIQRSAKRGMNLENLVGSQPVSRAPTLSRDVTRAESDVPAKSPGAEDSLFVPAESLPSRPVTSGADADQRPPSRLAEHSLDAPRATNTAVPAKRMATESNSATEEAPKKHKQDHDPLSDGVMAALSKLRKT, from the coding sequence ATGGCAGACGAAATCGAGGACGACGGCCCCCATGCCAGTGATTCGTCATCATATCTCGCGCGAGCCGCCACATCCATCCAGAACTCGACACATGCATCGGCCTCAAGACAGCCTGGCCAGACATCGTCGAGACCTCAACCTCAGCCGGGCTTGGATCGACAAAGTGGCGCTCCCGCCCCGTCGAAGACAGGTGTCGTGCAGCCTAAGCCACAAGCACTGGCAAAGCGATCTGGAACAGCATCCATCATCGTCTCGCCACGTCAGAAAGGCAATCCCGTGCTTGAGAGGATCAAGTCGATGCCGTGGGAGTACGGCGACATCCCTGCCGACTATATACTGGGCCTCACGACATGTTGTCTCTTCCTGAGTCTCAAGTACCATCGCCTGCATCCAGAGTACATCTACAATCGCATCAAGTCACTTCAAGGCAAGTATGCGCTGCGTATTGTCCTTTGCATGGTTGATATTCAAAACCACGAGGAGAGTCTGAAGGAGCTCAACAAGACGAGCGTCATCAACAACGTTACCATCGTGCTATGCTGGTCTGCTGCGGAAGGTGCACGATATCTTGAGCTCTTCAAGACTTATGAGAACGCCGCACCTACCTCGATCAAGCAGCACCAGTCTACGGCCTACAGCGATCGCATGGTAGATTTTGTGACCACTCCACGGTCGGTCAATAAGACTGATGCCGTATCACTAGTATCTCAATTTGGCACAGTTCGAACAGCAGTGAACGCGAGACACGAAGATATCGCTACCATTGCTGGATGGGGCGAGAAGAAAGTCCAGCATTGGTGCCACAGTGTTCGCGAGCCATTCCGAATACAACGAAGTGCCAAACGAGGCATGAACTTGGAGAATCTCGTGGGCAGTCAGCCGGTATCCAGGGCTCCCACATTATCACGAGACGTGACTCGAGCAGAAAGTGATGTACCGGCCAAGAGCCCGGGCGCCGAAGACAGTCTATTCGTACCGGCAGAGTCATTGCCTAGTCGGCCTGTCACTTCTGGAGCGGATGCTGATCAAAGACCTCCATCGCGTTTGGCCGAACACTCTCTTGATGCACCGAGAGCAACGAACACAGCCGTTCCAGCGAAAAGAATGGCAACAGAAAGCAACAGCGCGACTGAAGAAGCACCCAAAAAGCATAAGCAGGACCACGATCCTCTCAGTGATGGTGTCATGGCAGCATTGAGCAAACTCAGGAAGACCTGA
- a CDS encoding Mediator of RNA polymerase II transcription subunit 19 yields MSSIDGERSPKRQRTSGSYSPASPPITAETKTAQRPFTPPPSVRMSPSWQSQSQIQHTSGSSPSPPSTAGFQSHMAGRGVGSEGGGESGRETPASDGYPDTRRDLYGDAEMSDRREGVEGNDVTGESEHRRTDHERQRSGQNTVMKMPASAPPLHKLHTTPIAPSRPHPSQNLIQLYGLQRIQTSVARRDPVTGEKINKLRKSYENKVKSLGFAGRNKAQANQNELQGLLDPLWDQEIQPGVSLWQSQTRDSGKQLGTPEAESDLSSKLDAAFQLLPGRLPAQLHKEWQNMLGLDDQSTGGGTKANTTPAVKPAIGSATARTAPTVSARASAPASPGNVARPERSGKKRSYQDSSFEGYDQGYDDDGYSTGGRDSAKRQKRKDFSSAQNSSSFTNNHNSVGVRSS; encoded by the exons ATGTCGTCTATCGACGGAGAACGATCGCCGAAACGCCAGCGCACATCAGGATCATATTCGCCAGCGTCACCACCCATCACTGCTGAAACAAAGACGGCACAAAGACCCTTCACACCACCGCCGTCCGTTCGAATGTCTCCATCATGGCAATCGCAGTCACAGATACAGCACACGAGCGGCAGTTCCCCTTCACCGCCGAGCACCGCAGGATTCCAGAGTCACATGGCTGGGCGAGGAGTGGGCAGCGAGGGTGGAGGCGAGAGCGGGCGCGAAACACCGGCATCTGATGGCTACCCAGATACACGGCGGGATCTTTATGGCGATGCAGAGATGAGTGACAGGCGAGAGGGCGTGGAGGGGAACGATGTGACGGGGGAGTCTGAGCACAGAAGGACCGACCACGAGCGACAACGGAGTGGTCAAAACACGGTCATGAAGATGCCCGCCAGCGCACCGCCACTACACAAGCTGCACACTACAC CCATAGCGCCTTCACGGCCGCACCCTTCGCAGAATCTCATCCAGCTTTATGGTTTGCAGCGGATCCAGACCTCGGTAGCGAGACGTGATCCTGTCACAGGCGAGAAGATCAACAAGCTGCGGAAGTCGTACGAGAACAAGGTCAAAAGCTTAGGCTTCGCGGGGCGTAACAAGGCGCAAGCGAACCAGAACGAGCTCCAAGGTCTGCTAGATCCACTTTGGGATCAAGAAATACAGCCCGGCGTCTCTCTTTGGCAATCACAGACCCGAGACTCAGGAAAGCAGCTGGGAACCCCCGAGGCAGAGAGTGACCTGTCTTCGAAGCTGGATGCTGCTTTCCAATTATTACCCGGCCGCCTGCCAGCGCAATTACACAAGGAATGGCAGAATATGCTAGGACTGGACGATCAATCCACTGGTGGGGGCACAAAAGCAAATACAACACCCGCGGTCAAGCCGGCAATTGGAAGCGCTACTGCAAGAACGGCCCCTACAGTATCGGCACGTGCATCTGCACCAGCATCTCCCGGGAATGTCGCGAGACCGGAGCGATCTGGCAAGAAGAGATCATACCAAGATAGTAGTTTCGAAGGCTACGATCAAGGGTACGACGACGATGGTTATAGCACTGGTGGGCGAGACAGCGCAAAGCGACAGAAGCGAAAG GACTTCTCTTCTGCCCAGAACTCGTCTTCCTTCACTAACAACCACAACTCTGTCGGAGTCCGGAGCTCGTAA
- a CDS encoding Transcription factor pbcR, with protein sequence MPILALHDAHLHECSPMVTCWTRYIFARSILYAMASSPPEVPAHKACASCRSQKVRCILDEAGSEVCQRCARAGRVCVFTPLQKRKQRKRTDTRVAELEKEMRSMRAALAQKNEAARSGSPSQQREEPQSARPIGLWYKDTLPDAARLGQAGDWEEPEEARPQRAQLAEDASWAPKATTYTGKDGKDVIDSGLISMATARQLFETYKTDLFPHYPLVAIPYATTAEDMRQTKPVLFLATIAAASGKEHPDLSALLDKEVLHSYATKTLIQSEKSLELVQALLISAVWYHPPSKFGQLKYLEYIHIAVTMAMDIGIGSRPSTHRSRLQNRGYQFRSRPIHPAEDIRNPDLSMTPRSRDTSPQTATLESRRTFLGCYALSAGVSLSLRRPNLLRVSSYIRECVDYVGRARDALPTDPTLVAWVRLLMLAEEISTSLCYDDPGGIASITELRTQIMLKEYEKRLTAWYVNLPEAGVGSGCLFVMYQTIRLFLFEIALHLDHQAEDFRAPYQMGGVVQPWAQEDVERIPTQVLAGCIAECVTSAHSLLNIFLAMDVDACRALPVFSYVRISFAAFVLAKLCLSATHPKSRIGQVLDKSSLKVESYMDRAILHVRNIVGPKRGRVPSIFLALLFKLRQWCLDPHIIGQGQYDASQPIYDLRRDGAARQIENKEFEGDSADRTPSNYAMELDGPRVTEHLGSSEDSPREALPQNATDSTSSYPVVDTVPMHQRNTAFGYSFTGNAATRTSMPQTRAGGPEAGDTSNIVYTPTTDSMQIDAELLQFITDMNTNSEGGLTGLDDWASISMGGLDPMGWQMPPDING encoded by the exons ATGCCTATTTTGGCCCTCCATGATGCACATCTCCATGAATGTTCTCCAATGGTGACGTGCTGGACAAGATACATCTTCGCGAGGAGCATACTGTACGCCATGGCTTCCTCCCCACCAGAAGTGCCCGCTCACAAGGCTTGTGCGAGCTGCCGCTCTCAGAAAGTCCGATGTATTCTTGACGAGGCTGGCTCGGAAGTATGTCAGAGGTGCGCAAGAGCCGGGAGAGTGTGCGTCTTTACGCCATTGCAGAAAAGAAAGCAGAGAAAGAGGACGGACACCAGAGTTGCTGAGCTCGAAAAGGAGATGCGGTCGATGAGAGCGGCCTTGGCGCAGAAGAACGAAGCCGCACGATCAGGCAGTCCCAGCCAGCAACGcgaagagcctcagagcgCCCGGCCCATAGGACTGTGGTACAAGGACACTCTACCAGATGCCGCTCGTTTGGGTCAAGCAGGTGACTGGGAGGAGCCAGAAGAAGCCCGTCCACAGCGAGCACAGCTTGCCGAGGATGCATCATGGGCTCCCAAAGCAACAACGTATACTGGCAAGGACGGTAAGGATGTAATCGACAGCGGTCTGATCAGCATGGCTACGGCGCGGCAACTTTTCGAGACGTACAAAACGGACCTCTTTCCCCACTATCCCCTAGTAGCCATCCCTTACGCGACCACTGCGGAGGATATGCGTCAAACGAAGCCAGTCTTGTTCCTGGCCACCATCGCGGCCGCCTCTGGAAAGGAACATCCAGACCTGTCGGCACTGCTTGACAAAGAAGTGCTGCATTCCTACGCGACCAAAACTCTCATCCAGTCTGAGAAGAGCCTCGAGCTGGTCCAGGCACTCTTGATTTCTGCCGTATGGTACCATCCGCCTAGTAAGTTCGGACA GCTCAAATATCTAGAATACATTCACATAGCCGTCACGATGGCGATGGACATCGGCATCGGCTCTAGACCTTCAACGCACCGTAGTCGACTACAAAACCGGGGCTATCAATTTCGGTCCAGACCAATACATCCCGCCGAAGACATTCGCAATCCGGACCTGAGTATGACCCCACGATCGCGCGACACAAGTCCCCAAACTGCGACTCTCGAAAGCCGACGAACATTCTTGGGCTGCTATGCGCTGAGTGCGGGTGTCTCTTTAAGCTTGAGACGTCCAAATTTGCTTCGCGTTAGCAGCTACATCCGCGAGTGTGTTGACTATGTCGGAAGAGCTCGCGACGCGCTCCCTACAGACCCGACTCTTGTGGCTTGGGTGAGGCTACTCATGCTTGCAGAGGAGATAAGCACATCGCTGTGCTACGATGACCCAGGAGGCATTGCATCCATCACTGAACTGCGAACACAGATCATGCTGAAGGAATACGAAAAGCGACTCACCGCTTGGTATGTCAATTTGCCGGAAGCAGGCGTAGGCTCAGGCTGTCTGTTCGTGATGTACCAAACGATCCGCCTTTTCTTGTTCGAAATTGCACTTCACCTCGATCATCAAGCTGAGGACTTCCGAGCGCCATATCAAATGGGAGGAGTCGTTCAACCGTGGGCCCAGGAAGATGTAGAGCGAATACCGACGCAAGTGCTTGCAGGCTGTATCGCGGAGTGCGTCACAAGCGCCCATTCTCTACTGAACATATTCCTCGCAATGGATGTCGACGCTTGTCGTGCTTTACCCGTTTTTAGCTACGTCCGGATCTCGTTCGCAGCATTCGTGCTCGCCAAACTCTGCCTGTCCGCGACCCATCCAAAGTCTCGAATAGGTCAAGTCTTGGACAAGAGCAGCCTGAAAGTCGAGAGTTATATGGACAGAGCGATCCTACACGTGCGCAACATCGTTGGGCCGAAACGTGGCCGCGTACCTAGCATCTTCTTGGCTTTGCTCTTCAAGCTGAGGCAGTGGTGCCTGGATCCTCACATCATCGGCCAAGGTCAATACGACGCCTCCCAGCCGATCTACGACCTTAGGAGAGACGGAGCTGCAAGGCAAATCGAAAACAAAGAATTCGAAGGAGATTCCGCTGACAGAACACCGTCAAATTACGCCATGGAGCTCGATGGGCCTCGAGTTACCGAACATTTAGGCAGCAGCGAAGACTCTCCAAGAGAAGCTCTCCCTCAAAATGCGACAGATTCCACGTCATCGTACCCGGTGGTCGACACCGTACCCATGCACCAAAGAAACACCGCGTTCGGCTACAGCTTCACTGGCAATGCTGCTACAAGAACTTCTATGCCACAGACTCGTGCAGGTGGACCGGAGGCTGGCGACACGAGCAACATTGTGTATACTCCTACCACCGACAGCATGCAGATCGATGCCGAGCTGCTACAATTCATCACAGACATGAATACAAACTCGGAAGGCGGTCTAACAGGACTGGACGACTGGGCCAGTATATCAATGGGTGGGCTGGATCCGATGGGCTGGCAGATGCCCCCAGATATCAATGGCTAA